CAGGAGCACAACATCCCCCGGGGTGGGTTTGGCTCTGAATGTGCAGGACACTGAAttccccagggacaggacaccCCAGGGAGGCTCTGGTGTAGCTCTTGGTAGTGCATCATGTTCACAGGGAAATCCTCACCTCCCTGCCTCGGGAATGGCCTGTGCTCCATCCAGCCTTGTCCAAGGCATTCCCAAATATCTGTCTCTGCTTTCTCCACAGGGTGTTCAAGAAGACCAGCCCCAACAGCAAGGTGAGCCCAtgtcctgtccccagctgtggtGAGCCCAGGTGCAGCCTGTGGTGGGATTCTCCAGGGTGGATCTGCCCATGGGACCCAGGCTGGGGTCCGACTGCCAGGCCTGCCATGATGTCATTGCAGGACtcatttttcaaaatagaaaCCAAAAAATGTGTTGTCAGGTCCAACATGGTAACGAGCCCCACCACACAGCTCAGGGCTACAGAATTTGGGCCAATTCCATGGCAAACACTAACctgcttccttcttccctctaGCTGTCCATCTACCTGGGGAAGAGAGACTTTGTGGATAACGTGGACTCAGTGGAATCTGTAGGTGAGTGGGTCTGTGCCCACCATGGGGGTggaagcacaggcagggagagaCTGGGGACAccagtccctgtgctggtgTCTGTTTATCTCTGCTTTCCACTGGAGCAGAAGGTGCAAACATCCTGTTTTCCTGCAAATACACTTAAGGAAAATGGTGGGCAAAGGGACAAAGGCCATTTGCAAAACAACCCAGCCAAGCTGCTGGTGGAGATGCTGGAGGAGACATCCCCAACCCCTGACCAATAGCTCCCCTTGGTCTCCTTCCAGCTGCAAAGTGGATTATTTGGGTTTAAAAAGCCATGTCTTAGTGAGGATCTGCCCCCGTGGCTGAGCTCactctccttttctctgcttgtttGCAGATGGTGTCTGCCTGATCGACCCGGAGTACCTGAAGGACAGGAAAGGTACTGACACAGAAAGCCCACGGTGtgagggcagggagtggaagCCAGttcagagctcagcagcagcctggggctgtgctcaggTTCAAGTGTTGCCTCCAGCTCATTGTACATCAGGGCCGCGGCAGAGGAAGGACCTGACGAGCCCTGTCAGCTTCATATCCAGTGCCTGAGGTCCCAGTCCTGGTAACAGTCACAGTTCTGAGGCAGAGCTCTTAAaacagtttttgtttctttcctctctgcccaCGCCGTGCCCCGTTCTGTGCCACCCTCCCTggtcccctcctgccctctcaGTGTACGTCACCCTCACCTGCGCCTTTCGCTACGGCCGCGATGACCTGGACGTGATCGGCCTGACCTTCAGGAAGGACATCTACGTGCAGACCACCCAGATCTTCCCACCCGTGCCAGACCAGGCACCCAAAACCCTCACTCCCCTGCAGGAGAAGCTGATGAAGAAGCTCGGGGAGAATGCCTACCCCTTCACCTTCGAGGTAGGGGctgctcagccctccctgcccgtctcctcagtgcagtgccctgggaTTCACCTCTGGGCACgctctttatttccttttttattctctttcccTGTTCTGTCCAGATTGCCACCAACCTGCCCTGCTCCATCACCCTCCAACCTGGGCCAGATGATGTGGGGAAGgtgagctgctgtgcctgccccatgtcccctgGACCTCTCCTCCCTGGAGAGCATTAACTTGTGGGGTGCTAAAAACAAGAGTTGATTTTCTTTCGTGGGGACGTGGCCCGTGGAGtgaggggtggggaggaaggatGGCTGGAGCCAGCACCAGGATCTCCTGGAatgcagcagagggaggaggggaatgAAGCAGCTCCAAGCCCCCCCAGCTCAGTGACCACACGTGTTCCCCCAGGCCTGTGGTGTGGACTTCGAGGTGAAAGGATTTTGTGCTGAAAATCTGGAGGAGAAAATTCACAAGAGGTATTTTCAAGGGATCCCTTTTCTGCCCCATGGCCCTAAAATGGAACCCCAGGATTTTTGGGGGTGACCAGCTTGGAGTTGGGGCCAAGGGTCTGCAGTCAGTTTGTGCCATGCTTGGGTGGGGAGTTCTGCCCAAAACAGGGGCAGTGGTCTCTGTGCCACGTCCTAAAGGCAGGTGGCAACCTGCACCCTTGGGCTGGAGACACGGAATTGCCCAAGGGGAGTCGCTGTGCCCCCTGGCAGGGGGGTGGCACGTccctggggggcactggggctgaGCATCTCCCCCCCAGGAACTCCGTGCGCCTCATCATCCGCAAGGTGCAGTTCGCCCCCGCGCAGACCGGGCCGGCCCCCAAGGCTGAGACCACGCGCCAGTTCATGATGTCGGACAAGCCCCTGCACCTCGAGGCTTCCCTGGACAAGGAGGTCAGCAGGGAGCCTGTGCCCTGGCTCGAGCCACCGCAGGGAGGGGGACAAGGCTGCCTGGTCAAGTAACCAAACCTCTTCCCACTGCAGATCTACTACCACGGAGACCCCATCAATGTGACCGTCAACATCAACAACACCACCAACAAGgtggtgaaaaaaattaagatagcAGGTGAGAGAGAGCACAAGGGGGACTCCCCTGCACCCACCTCACCCCAGCCTGCCcactggggatggggacagcgtgtctgtgtctctgccaCACCAACACAACCCCCTCTTGTCTCCCCTCAGTGGATCAGACCACAGACGTGGTCCTCTATTCCCTGGATAAATACACCAAGACTGTGTGCTCTGAGGAGATAAAGTAAGGAAAAGGGGCTGGTGGTGATGTGGCATCTCAGCCAGAGGGacaaagaaggagaaggaggacgGGAGAGGAATGGGGAGAGGGAGTGGGAGACAGTTTTACACCAGGCAGTAGGAGTATCAGGGTTAGAAGAGCAGgtgcagaggaagaggaagcaGAGGACAGGGAGGGC
Above is a window of Pithys albifrons albifrons isolate INPA30051 chromosome 14, PitAlb_v1, whole genome shotgun sequence DNA encoding:
- the ARR3 gene encoding arrestin-C, yielding MAQGAKVFKKTSPNSKLSIYLGKRDFVDNVDSVESVDGVCLIDPEYLKDRKVYVTLTCAFRYGRDDLDVIGLTFRKDIYVQTTQIFPPVPDQAPKTLTPLQEKLMKKLGENAYPFTFEIATNLPCSITLQPGPDDVGKACGVDFEVKGFCAENLEEKIHKRNSVRLIIRKVQFAPAQTGPAPKAETTRQFMMSDKPLHLEASLDKEIYYHGDPINVTVNINNTTNKVVKKIKIAVDQTTDVVLYSLDKYTKTVCSEEINETVAANSTFSKTYSVTPMLSANRQKRGLALDGKLKHEDTNLASTTLLRPGMDKEVLGILVSYKVKVNLVVSRGGILGDLTSSDVGVELPVILMHPKPDDCKPSSEEDIVIEEFARQKLKGEKDDEDEKEEAEKEES